One part of the Rutidosis leptorrhynchoides isolate AG116_Rl617_1_P2 chromosome 1, CSIRO_AGI_Rlap_v1, whole genome shotgun sequence genome encodes these proteins:
- the LOC139863687 gene encoding autophagy-related protein 8f-like — protein sequence MAKSLFKQEHDLEKRRAEAARIREKYPDRVPVIVEKGERSDVSNIDKKKYLVPADLTVGQFVYVIRKRIKLSAEKAIFIFVDNALPPTGAIMSAIYEEKKDEDGFLYVTYSGENTFGYH from the exons ATGGCAAAGAGTTTATTCAAGCAAGAGCACGACCTTG AGAAAAGGCGTGCAGAGGCGGCCCGAATTAGAGAAAAATACCCTGATAGAGTTCCA GTGATCGTGGAGAAGGGCGAGAGAAGCGATGTCTCCAATATTGATAAGAAAAA ATACCTTGTCCCAGCCGACTTGACAGTTGGTCAATTTGTTTACGTGATACGtaagaggatcaagttaagtgctGAGAAGGCTATTTTCATTTTTGTTGATAACGCTCTACCACCAACAG GGGCGATTATGTCTGCCATATATGAAGAAAAGAAGGATGAAGATGGTTTCTTGTATGTTACCTACAGCGGAGAGAACACGTTTGGATACCATTGA
- the LOC139863693 gene encoding uncharacterized protein: MGIIRTTFSFMLGTAFGVYVAQNYNVPNINKIYKTGLVMAKHYEENYRKPKSRGGDNDRID; this comes from the coding sequence ATGGGTATAATCAGAACAACCTTTTCGTTCATGTTAGGCACAGCTTTTGGGGTTTACGTTGCTCAAAATTACAACGTTCCGAACATTAACAAGATTTACAAGACTGGGCTCGTGATGGCAAAACATTATGAAGAAAATTATCGAAAACCTAAATCAAGAGGTGGTGATAATGATCGAATTGACTGA